From the Bacteroidia bacterium genome, one window contains:
- a CDS encoding AAA family ATPase → MSRIIAVANQKGGVGKTTTSVNLAASLAVAEYKTLLVDIDPQANASSGVGIDVNTVPATIYELLIDGISVREGIQPSLLPALNVVPSHINLVGAEIELIERPGREHVLKTALGPVRNEYDYIVIDCPPSLGLLTLNSLTAADSVLIPVQCEYYALEGLGKLLNTINIVRQHLNPTLDIEGVLLTMYDTRLRLSKQVAEEVKNHFGEKVFETIVSRNVRLSEAPSFGKPVILYDALSVGTQNYIDLAQEIALGKEEFRRQKANHRPPPLNDEQQHHDTDQ, encoded by the coding sequence ATGTCCAGAATCATCGCAGTAGCAAATCAAAAAGGCGGCGTCGGCAAGACCACGACCTCGGTCAATCTCGCCGCCAGCCTCGCCGTCGCCGAGTACAAAACCCTTCTCGTCGACATAGATCCCCAGGCCAATGCCTCCAGTGGTGTCGGTATCGACGTCAATACCGTGCCCGCCACAATTTATGAACTGCTGATAGACGGAATTTCCGTGCGGGAGGGAATACAACCTTCGCTTCTGCCCGCGTTGAACGTTGTCCCTTCACACATCAACCTCGTTGGTGCCGAGATAGAGCTCATCGAACGCCCGGGAAGAGAGCATGTTCTGAAAACCGCGCTGGGACCCGTCCGGAACGAGTATGACTACATTGTCATTGACTGTCCTCCGTCTCTGGGACTGCTCACGCTCAACTCCCTCACTGCGGCCGACTCGGTGTTGATCCCGGTGCAATGCGAGTACTATGCACTCGAGGGACTCGGCAAGCTGCTGAACACGATCAACATCGTCCGCCAGCATCTCAATCCGACGCTCGATATCGAAGGAGTGCTGCTCACGATGTACGACACCCGACTTCGTTTGTCCAAGCAGGTGGCGGAGGAAGTGAAAAACCACTTTGGCGAGAAGGTGTTCGAGACCATCGTGAGCAGAAATGTACGTCTGAGCGAAGCTCCCAGCTTCGGCAAACCCGTCATTCTCTATGACGCCCTGTCTGTCGGCACGCAAAATTATATCGATCTCGCGCAGGAGATTGCGCTCGGCAAGGAAGAATTTCGTCGGCAGAAGGCGAATCATCGTCCCCCGCCCCTGAACGACGAGCAGCAGCATCACGATACGGATCAATAA
- a CDS encoding divalent-cation tolerance protein CutA — protein sequence MADATGTYSIVFITASSSDEAHLLAAALVEERLAACVSIIENVRSTYTWQGRLEEADEYLLMCKTQSGLFDSLEARVRSLHSYQVPEIIQVPVTGGSAAYLQWMEETLRPDTGK from the coding sequence ATGGCCGACGCGACAGGGACATATTCGATTGTCTTTATCACCGCGTCTTCGTCCGATGAAGCGCATCTGCTTGCCGCCGCACTCGTCGAAGAGCGGCTCGCCGCCTGCGTGAGCATCATCGAGAACGTCCGCTCCACCTATACCTGGCAGGGGCGGCTCGAGGAAGCGGACGAGTATCTGTTGATGTGCAAGACACAGAGCGGACTGTTCGACAGTCTCGAAGCCCGTGTGCGCAGTCTGCATTCCTATCAGGTGCCCGAAATCATTCAGGTGCCTGTGACCGGCGGTTCGGCGGCGTATCTCCAATGGATGGAGGAAACGCTGCGGCCCGATACGGGCAAGTGA
- a CDS encoding DUF2085 domain-containing protein, with protein sequence MTPPRNGYGVLLVASLLWTVGTVAAPILHHHHADTSALAARLFYAPVCHQDAPRSQHLFGYPISVCHRCGGIYLAFTLTVALFPFFRGRFRAASFSPVRGAIFIVPMFLDYMLDVAGVWTNDALTRTVTGFIGGSGLALFVVPAWTEAWCQIFGRITNHQPE encoded by the coding sequence ATGACGCCGCCGCGCAACGGGTATGGCGTGCTGCTCGTCGCATCCCTGCTCTGGACAGTGGGCACTGTGGCCGCCCCGATCCTTCATCATCATCATGCTGATACCTCCGCACTGGCGGCGCGTCTGTTCTATGCGCCCGTATGCCATCAGGACGCGCCGCGCAGTCAGCACCTTTTCGGGTATCCGATCAGCGTGTGCCACCGTTGCGGCGGCATCTATCTCGCCTTTACCCTCACCGTCGCTCTGTTCCCGTTTTTTCGCGGACGGTTCCGTGCCGCTTCGTTCTCTCCCGTGCGCGGAGCTATATTTATAGTGCCCATGTTCCTCGACTACATGCTGGACGTTGCCGGCGTATGGACGAATGATGCGTTGACGAGAACCGTGACGGGCTTCATCGGGGGAAGCGGGCTGGCGCTGTTCGTGGTCCCGGCCTGGACAGAGGCGTGGTGCCAGATTTTCGGCCGGATAACAAACCATCAACCGGAGTAG
- a CDS encoding tetratricopeptide repeat protein gives MSYLDFDDHEDEWLESGGGGVPEFADRDISELTHEAREGNISTENIDEIAAWHLERSNFAEALKLYELLTELVPYSAEAWERMGMALNNLGHYGKALAAFDKAETLNPGDIELMMNKGITLDNLGDTAGALDCFNYVLSLEPQHDDALFSKGLTLEHSGDYTAAIELFTELTARDPESKDAWYELGFCHDFEDHLTEALYCYDRALDLHPYNQNAWYNRGIVLNRMGAFRKAIESYDFAIAIQDDFGSAWYNKGNSCANLGSFDEAITCFRKTVELEPTDPHAWHNLGNACEEAGRNLDAIQAYSRAIALAPDNADSFFGRGSVHEATGDLQAALNDFTRATKLTPDNLDAWYAKADIEYECGNFDDALHSFGVILGLESTDAAIWVDYAELCLTSDNPHKAVVACKTAIGLGDRLPEAYYFLVQAYTRIERYQEALGAFRTFRNICTDGRDSEGNPLPDPPVFALLQRMLDNGDAER, from the coding sequence ATGAGCTACCTTGACTTTGATGACCATGAAGATGAATGGCTGGAATCCGGCGGAGGCGGGGTGCCCGAGTTCGCCGACAGAGATATCAGCGAACTGACGCATGAAGCCCGAGAGGGAAACATCAGCACGGAAAACATCGACGAAATCGCCGCCTGGCATCTTGAACGAAGCAATTTTGCCGAAGCCCTCAAGCTCTACGAGCTCCTGACCGAACTGGTACCGTACAGCGCGGAAGCGTGGGAGCGCATGGGTATGGCTTTGAACAATCTCGGCCATTACGGCAAGGCCCTTGCAGCGTTCGATAAAGCCGAAACGCTCAATCCGGGCGACATCGAGTTGATGATGAACAAAGGCATCACGTTGGACAACCTCGGTGATACCGCCGGAGCGTTGGACTGCTTCAATTACGTTCTCTCTCTCGAACCGCAGCACGACGACGCCTTGTTCAGTAAAGGGCTGACACTGGAGCACAGCGGAGACTATACGGCCGCAATTGAGCTTTTTACCGAATTGACCGCCCGTGATCCCGAGAGCAAAGACGCATGGTATGAACTCGGCTTTTGCCACGATTTCGAGGATCATCTCACGGAGGCTCTGTATTGTTATGACAGGGCACTGGATTTGCATCCCTACAATCAGAATGCCTGGTACAACCGCGGAATCGTTCTCAATCGCATGGGGGCATTCCGCAAAGCGATCGAGAGTTATGACTTCGCCATCGCCATTCAGGATGACTTCGGCTCCGCGTGGTACAACAAGGGCAACAGCTGCGCAAATCTCGGCAGCTTTGACGAAGCGATCACCTGTTTTCGTAAAACAGTCGAACTCGAACCTACCGACCCGCATGCCTGGCACAATCTGGGAAATGCCTGCGAGGAAGCAGGACGCAATCTCGATGCGATTCAGGCCTATTCCCGCGCCATCGCTCTGGCTCCCGACAACGCCGATTCCTTCTTCGGCCGGGGCAGCGTCCATGAAGCCACCGGTGACCTTCAGGCCGCCCTCAACGATTTTACCAGGGCCACAAAGCTGACGCCCGACAATCTGGATGCCTGGTATGCGAAGGCCGACATCGAATACGAATGCGGCAACTTTGACGATGCCCTCCATAGTTTTGGAGTGATTCTCGGTCTGGAATCCACCGATGCGGCAATTTGGGTGGATTACGCCGAGCTTTGCCTCACATCCGACAATCCGCATAAAGCCGTCGTGGCATGCAAGACAGCCATCGGACTCGGCGACAGGCTGCCCGAAGCCTACTACTTTCTCGTTCAGGCGTACACACGTATTGAACGGTATCAGGAAGCGCTCGGAGCTTTCCGAACATTTCGGAACATCTGCACGGACGGCAGGGATTCCGAAGGCAATCCCCTCCCGGATCCACCGGTGTTTGCCCTGCTTCAACGCATGCTCGACAATGGAGACGCCGAACGATGA
- a CDS encoding thioredoxin fold domain-containing protein — protein MNLLTSLALCILLCIPVTSCSSGGKEGSPPWNTLTQAVDAGASNGKVILVDVYTDWCGWCKRMDRDVYADASVGAYLQENFVIAKLNAESSTSHTFNGTNATEREIAKAWGVTGYPATVFLTAKGEPITVVPGYIPKETFLKVLEYIHTESYKSVSWEDFLSSRSG, from the coding sequence ATGAACCTCCTCACGTCCCTCGCACTCTGCATTCTGCTCTGCATACCCGTGACATCCTGCAGCAGCGGCGGAAAGGAAGGATCACCACCCTGGAATACGCTTACGCAGGCGGTTGACGCCGGCGCATCGAACGGGAAGGTCATTCTGGTGGACGTCTACACGGATTGGTGCGGCTGGTGCAAGCGTATGGACAGAGATGTGTACGCGGACGCAAGCGTGGGTGCCTACCTGCAAGAGAACTTCGTCATTGCAAAATTGAATGCGGAATCGTCAACGAGTCACACCTTCAACGGTACCAACGCTACCGAGCGGGAAATCGCCAAAGCCTGGGGCGTGACCGGCTACCCCGCCACGGTGTTTCTGACGGCCAAGGGCGAGCCAATCACCGTCGTCCCCGGATATATACCGAAAGAGACGTTTCTCAAGGTCCTCGAATACATCCACACGGAGAGCTACAAATCCGTCTCCTGGGAAGATTTTCTCAGTTCCCGCTCCGGTTGA
- a CDS encoding cyclase family protein, translating into MVYDISRPLDMHTPVYPGDPPFDRTVIHSMREGAGYNLSTLRMSAHIGTHVDAPYHFIDTGLRIDEIPPERWISSAVVVEVSGIPLMDSEHFRNAGLRPGDSVLLKSNTNRAPDAHPDDFHAISTDAARWLVERGVNIIGIDALSIEQYHDPSFPVHQILLGAGVLILEGLHLDDVPAGRYTLFVAPLLITGGDGAPARALLMTE; encoded by the coding sequence ATGGTCTACGACATTTCCCGGCCCCTTGACATGCACACACCGGTGTACCCCGGTGATCCGCCATTTGATCGCACCGTGATTCACAGCATGCGGGAGGGTGCGGGGTACAATTTGAGCACGCTTCGGATGAGCGCTCACATCGGCACGCATGTCGACGCTCCCTATCATTTCATCGACACCGGACTTCGAATTGACGAGATCCCTCCGGAGCGCTGGATTTCATCCGCGGTGGTCGTGGAGGTATCCGGTATACCGCTTATGGATTCGGAGCATTTTCGCAATGCCGGGCTCCGGCCGGGAGATTCGGTGCTGCTCAAGAGCAACACGAATCGCGCTCCCGATGCGCATCCCGACGATTTCCATGCGATTTCCACCGATGCGGCACGCTGGCTGGTCGAGCGCGGCGTCAACATCATCGGCATCGACGCGCTGTCCATCGAGCAGTATCATGATCCATCATTCCCGGTGCACCAGATTCTGCTCGGCGCGGGTGTGCTGATCCTCGAGGGGCTGCACCTCGACGACGTTCCTGCGGGCCGTTACACCTTGTTCGTCGCACCGCTCCTCATCACCGGCGGCGATGGCGCCCCCGCCCGCGCCCTGCTGATGACTGAGTGA